In Osmia lignaria lignaria isolate PbOS001 chromosome 5, iyOsmLign1, whole genome shotgun sequence, a single genomic region encodes these proteins:
- the Nrx-IV gene encoding neurexin-4 isoform X2 produces MNTIKCFVFLFTIASNSFISAYDECNEPLLDRAHLTATTSLSERGPNNARLNGGSTWSPELSSYDQHLTVELGDRYEIRSIATRGRAHTNEYVTEYIVQYSDDGQAWASYESQDGVDEMFKGNVDGDTIKLNKFEVPIIAQWIRINPTRWRDRISLRLELYGCNYESDVLSFNGSSLLRYDLLREPIETARHFIRFRFKTNNADGVLMYSRGTQGDYIALQLRDNRMLLNIDLGSGIMTSLSVGSLLDDNMWHDVLISRNRKNISFSVDRVLIKGRIKGEFHRLDLNRALYIGGVPNKQDGLVVNQNFTGCIENIYLNSTGIIHDLKETEITGENLRYYKVNTIYSCPEPPIIPVTFLTHGSYARLKGYEGISSLNVSLTFRTYEDRGIILYHQFTSPGYVKLFLEDGKLKVDIQTKESPRIILDNFDENFDDGKWHQVILTISKNSLVLNVDGTPMRTKRMLEMTTGPVYLVGGVTGVESNRGFVGCMRMISIDGNYKLPTDWKEEEYCCKNEIVFDACQMMDRCNPNPCKHSGICRQNSDEFFCDCANTGYTGAVCHTSLNPLSCDAYKNINSVNQRADIKIDVDGSGPLKPFPVVCEFFTDGRVRTILRHNNERMTPVDGFQEPGSFVQDIIYDADMDQIVALLNRSMSCRQRISYECIHSKLFNSPVPQGDYFRPNSWWVSRNNQKMDYWGGALPGSRKCECGILGNCADSTKWCNCDADLDGPLEDSGDITEKEYLPVKQLRFGDTGTPVDDKEGRYTLGPLICEGDDLFMNVVTFRIVDATINLPTFDIGHSGDIFFEFKTTIDDAVIIHSKGPTDYIKISIVSGNQMQFQYLAGSGPLTVSVQTSYRLADNRWHSVSVERNRKEARIVVDGALKNEVREPPGPVRALHLTSELVVGATTEYRDGYVGCIRALLLNGQLQDLRTYARQGLYGVSEGCTGKCESNPCLNNGTCHERYDGYSCDCRWTAFKGPICADEIGVNMRPSSIIKYDFMGSWRSTISENIRVGFTTTNPKGFLLGLFSNISGEYMTIMVSNSGHLRVVFDFGFERQEVIFPNKHFGLGQYHDVRVGRKNSGATLVLTVDNYEPKEFNFNIKASADAQFNNIQYMYIGRNESMTEGFVGCISRVEFDDIYPLKLLFQENGPGNVRSLGTSLTEDFCGVEPITHPPDIIETRPPPQVDEEKVRAAYNETDTAILGSVLAIIIIALVVMAVLIGRYMSRHKGEYLTQEDKGAEIALDPDSAVVHSATGHQVQKKKEWFI; encoded by the exons ATGAATACTATAAAGTGTTTTGTGTTCTTGTTCACAATTGCAAgtaattcatttatttctgcGT atgaTGAATGTAACGAACCACTTTTGGATAGAGCTCACTTAACAGCAACTACATCATTGTCTGAAAGAGGACCGAATAATGCCAGACTCAATG GAGGTTCTACGTGGTCACCAGAGCTTAGCAGTTATGATCAACATCTTACTGTGGAACTGGGGGACAGATATGAGATTCGCAGCATTGCCACACGAGGTCGTGCTCATACTAATGAGTATGTGACAGAGTACATTGTCCAATACTCTGATGATGGGCAAGCCTGGGCCAGTTATGAAAGTCAGGATGGTGTGGATGAG aTGTTTAAGGGTAATGTAGATGGTGACACCATAAAACTTAATAAGTTTGAAGTACCAATTATTGCACAATGGATTAGAATAAATCCAACTCGATGGAGGGATAGAATATCATTAAGACTGGAATTATATGGATGTAATTATG AGTCTGATGTTCTTTCCTTTAATGGATCATCTCTTTTACGATATGATTTGTTGAGGGAACCAATAGAAACTGCTAGACATTTTATACGTTTCCGATTTAAAACAAATAACGCTGATGGAGTTCTGATGTATTCTCGCGGTACACAAGGAGATTATATAGCTTTACAATTAAGAGATAATAGAATGTTGCTAAATATTGATCTTGGATCTGGTATTATGACAAGTTTGTCTGTTGGAAGCCTTTTGGATGACAATATGTGGCACGATGTACTAATATCGcgtaatagaaaaaatatttcattctctGTTGACAGAGTATTAATTAAAGGAAGAATAAAGGGAGAGTTCCATAGGTTAGATTTAAATAGAGCA CTTTACATAGGTGGTGTGCCTAACAAACAGGATGGATTAGTAGTTAATCAAAATTTCACAGGATGCATAGAAAACATTTACTTGAATTCAACAGGCATTATTCATGACTTGAAAGAAACAGAAATCACTGGAGAAAATTTAAGATATTACAAAGTGAATACAATTTATAGCTGTCCAGAACCACCTATCATTCCTGTTACATTTTTGACTCATGGATCATATGCTAGACTCAAAGGATACGAAGGAATATCCTCGTTGAACGTGTCTCTTACTTTCCGAACATACGAAGATAGGGGAATCATTTTGTATCATCAATTTACATCACCAGGTTATGTCAAG ctGTTCTTAGAAGATGGTAAACTAAAGGTTGATATTCAAACTAAAGAAAGTCCACGAATAATTTTAGacaattttgatgaaaattttgaCGATGGTAAATGGCATCAAGTTATCTTAACAATCTCCAAGAACAGTCTCGTTTTAAATGTTGATGGAACGCCTATGAGGACTAAACGTATGTTAGAAATGACAACTGGGCCAGTGTACTTAGTCGGTGGTGTGACTGGAGTGGAAAGCAATCGAGGTTTCGTTGGTTGTATGCGAATGATAAGCATCGATGGTAATTATAAGTTACCAACTGATTGGAAGGAGGAAGAGTATTGTTGTAAAAACGAGATAGTTTTCGATGCTTGCCAAATGATGGATCGTTGTAATCCAAATCCATGCAAGCACTCTGGGATTTGTCGTCAAAATTCTGATGAATTCTTCTGTGATTGTGCCAATACAGGATATACCGGAGCTGTTTGTCATACTT CTTTAAATCCTCTCTCATGTGACGCGTATAAAAACATCAATTCAGTTAATCAACGAGCAGATATCAAAATAGATGTCGATGGAAGTGGTCCATTAAAACCATTCCCAGTAGTTTGTGAATTCTTCACGGATGGACGTGTGAGAACGATTTTACGACATAACAATGAACGCATGACACCCGTAGATGGGTTCCAAGAACCGGGTAGTTTCGTCCAAGATATTATTTACGATGCAGATATGGATCAAATTGTAGCTCTTCTCAATAGATCCATGAGTTGTAGACAGAGAATTAGTTATGAATGTATACATTCTAAACTATTTAATTCACCAG TACCACAGGGGGACTATTTTAGACCAAATTCATGGTGGGTTAGTAGGAATAATCAAAAAATGGACTATTGGGGAGGTGCATTACCTGGTTCGCGTAAATGTGAATGTGGTATCCTTGGAAATTGTGCGGATTCTACTAAATGGTGCAATTGCGATGCTGACTTGGATGGTCCTCTCGAAGATAGTGGTGATATTACTGAAAAAGAATATCTTCCTGTTAAACAATTACGATTTGGTGACACTGGTACACCAGTCGATGACAAAGAGGGTCGTTACACTCTTGGCCCTCTTATCTGTGAAGGTGATG ATTTGTTCATGAACGTAGTAACATTCCGCATTGTTGATGCTACTATCAATCTACCAACCTTTGATATCGGTCACAGCGGTGATATCTTTTTTGAGTTCAAAACAACCATAGATGACGCTGTAATAATTCACAGTAAAGGACCTACGGATTACATAAAGATCTCTATAGTCAGTGGAAACCAGATGCAATTCCAGTATTTAGCAGGCAGTGGCCCACTCACCGTCAGTGTGCAAACGTCATATAGATTAGCTGATAATCGATGGCACTCCGTGTCTGTTGAACGAAATCGTAAGGAAGCTAGAATCGTAGTTGATGGAGCATTGAAGAACGAAGTGCGAGAACCTCCAGGACCAGTGAGAGCACTTCACCTCACATCAGAGCTTGTAGTTGGTGCTACAACAGAATACAGAGATGGTTACGTGGGTTGTATCAGAGCACTTCTGTTGAATGGTCAGTTGCAAGACTTAAGAACCTATGCACGCCAAGGCCTGTATGGAGTTTCTGAAGGTTGTACGGGCAAATGTGAAAGCAATCCATGTCTTAACAATGGTACATGCCATGAAAGATATGATGGATATTCCTGTGACTGTCGTTGGACAGCATTCAAGGGTCCTATTTGTGCTGATG aaattggTGTTAATATGCGCCCCAGTTCTATAATAAAGTACGACTTTATGGGTAGTTGGCGTTCAACGATTTCTGAGAATATTAGAGTTGGTTTTACAACGACGAATCCTAAAGGATTTTTACTTGGTCTTTTTTCGAATATATCCGGAGAATATATGACGATCATGGTTTCAAACAGTGGACATTTGCGTGTCGTCTTCGATTTCGGTTTTGAACGTCAGGAAGTTATTTTCCCCAATAAACATTTCGGTTTAGGACAGTATCACGATGTCAGAGTAGGCAGAAAGAATTCGGGGGCGACTCTGGTGTTGACGGTAGATAATTATGAAccaaaagaatttaattttaatatcaaagcTTCTGCTGATGCACAGTTCAACAATATTCAGTACATGTACATAGGAAGAAATGAATCTATGACAGAGGGATTTGTTGGTTGTATATCTAGAGtagagtttgatgatatttacCCTCTGAAACTATTGTTCCAAGAAAATGGACCAGGAAACGTTCGTTCTTTGGGTACCTCTCTTACAGAAGATTTCTGTGGTGTAGAACCTATCACACACCCACCTGATATTATTGAAACTCGTCCGCCCCCTCAGGTAGATGAAGAGAAAGTTCGGGCTGCTTACAACGAAACTGATACAGCAATTTTGGGAAGTGTTTtagctattattattatagcaTTAGTGGTAATGGCAGTACTTATAGGAAGATACATGTCGAGACACAAAGGTGAATACTTAACGCAAGAAGATAAAGGTGCTGAAATAGCACTGGATCCAGACTCGGCAGTTGTGCATTCTGCTACGGGCCATCAAGttcaaaagaagaaagaatggtTTATTTAA
- the Nrx-IV gene encoding neurexin-4 isoform X1 — MNTIKCFVFLFTIASNSFISAYDECNEPLLDRAHLTATTSLSERGPNNARLNGGNAWTASSSDFGQYLIVDLGQIMNITAVATQGRAVQNEYVMEYGISYGTNGLDYVDFKEEDGNIKMFKGNVDGDTIKLNKFEVPIIAQWIRINPTRWRDRISLRLELYGCNYESDVLSFNGSSLLRYDLLREPIETARHFIRFRFKTNNADGVLMYSRGTQGDYIALQLRDNRMLLNIDLGSGIMTSLSVGSLLDDNMWHDVLISRNRKNISFSVDRVLIKGRIKGEFHRLDLNRALYIGGVPNKQDGLVVNQNFTGCIENIYLNSTGIIHDLKETEITGENLRYYKVNTIYSCPEPPIIPVTFLTHGSYARLKGYEGISSLNVSLTFRTYEDRGIILYHQFTSPGYVKLFLEDGKLKVDIQTKESPRIILDNFDENFDDGKWHQVILTISKNSLVLNVDGTPMRTKRMLEMTTGPVYLVGGVTGVESNRGFVGCMRMISIDGNYKLPTDWKEEEYCCKNEIVFDACQMMDRCNPNPCKHSGICRQNSDEFFCDCANTGYTGAVCHTSLNPLSCDAYKNINSVNQRADIKIDVDGSGPLKPFPVVCEFFTDGRVRTILRHNNERMTPVDGFQEPGSFVQDIIYDADMDQIVALLNRSMSCRQRISYECIHSKLFNSPVPQGDYFRPNSWWVSRNNQKMDYWGGALPGSRKCECGILGNCADSTKWCNCDADLDGPLEDSGDITEKEYLPVKQLRFGDTGTPVDDKEGRYTLGPLICEGDDLFMNVVTFRIVDATINLPTFDIGHSGDIFFEFKTTIDDAVIIHSKGPTDYIKISIVSGNQMQFQYLAGSGPLTVSVQTSYRLADNRWHSVSVERNRKEARIVVDGALKNEVREPPGPVRALHLTSELVVGATTEYRDGYVGCIRALLLNGQLQDLRTYARQGLYGVSEGCTGKCESNPCLNNGTCHERYDGYSCDCRWTAFKGPICADEIGVNMRPSSIIKYDFMGSWRSTISENIRVGFTTTNPKGFLLGLFSNISGEYMTIMVSNSGHLRVVFDFGFERQEVIFPNKHFGLGQYHDVRVGRKNSGATLVLTVDNYEPKEFNFNIKASADAQFNNIQYMYIGRNESMTEGFVGCISRVEFDDIYPLKLLFQENGPGNVRSLGTSLTEDFCGVEPITHPPDIIETRPPPQVDEEKVRAAYNETDTAILGSVLAIIIIALVVMAVLIGRYMSRHKGEYLTQEDKGAEIALDPDSAVVHSATGHQVQKKKEWFI; from the exons ATGAATACTATAAAGTGTTTTGTGTTCTTGTTCACAATTGCAAgtaattcatttatttctgcGT atgaTGAATGTAACGAACCACTTTTGGATAGAGCTCACTTAACAGCAACTACATCATTGTCTGAAAGAGGACCGAATAATGCCAGACTCAATG GCGGAAACGCATGGACAGCTAGCAGCTCAGACTTTGGTCAGTACCTTATAGTCGACCTGGGTCAAATAATGAACATCACAGCCGTGGCGACCCAGGGGCGAGCAGTTCAAAATGAGTATGTTATGGAATATGGTATCAGTTATGGTACAAATGGCCTGGACTACGTTGATTTCAAAGAAGAAGATGGTAATATTAAG aTGTTTAAGGGTAATGTAGATGGTGACACCATAAAACTTAATAAGTTTGAAGTACCAATTATTGCACAATGGATTAGAATAAATCCAACTCGATGGAGGGATAGAATATCATTAAGACTGGAATTATATGGATGTAATTATG AGTCTGATGTTCTTTCCTTTAATGGATCATCTCTTTTACGATATGATTTGTTGAGGGAACCAATAGAAACTGCTAGACATTTTATACGTTTCCGATTTAAAACAAATAACGCTGATGGAGTTCTGATGTATTCTCGCGGTACACAAGGAGATTATATAGCTTTACAATTAAGAGATAATAGAATGTTGCTAAATATTGATCTTGGATCTGGTATTATGACAAGTTTGTCTGTTGGAAGCCTTTTGGATGACAATATGTGGCACGATGTACTAATATCGcgtaatagaaaaaatatttcattctctGTTGACAGAGTATTAATTAAAGGAAGAATAAAGGGAGAGTTCCATAGGTTAGATTTAAATAGAGCA CTTTACATAGGTGGTGTGCCTAACAAACAGGATGGATTAGTAGTTAATCAAAATTTCACAGGATGCATAGAAAACATTTACTTGAATTCAACAGGCATTATTCATGACTTGAAAGAAACAGAAATCACTGGAGAAAATTTAAGATATTACAAAGTGAATACAATTTATAGCTGTCCAGAACCACCTATCATTCCTGTTACATTTTTGACTCATGGATCATATGCTAGACTCAAAGGATACGAAGGAATATCCTCGTTGAACGTGTCTCTTACTTTCCGAACATACGAAGATAGGGGAATCATTTTGTATCATCAATTTACATCACCAGGTTATGTCAAG ctGTTCTTAGAAGATGGTAAACTAAAGGTTGATATTCAAACTAAAGAAAGTCCACGAATAATTTTAGacaattttgatgaaaattttgaCGATGGTAAATGGCATCAAGTTATCTTAACAATCTCCAAGAACAGTCTCGTTTTAAATGTTGATGGAACGCCTATGAGGACTAAACGTATGTTAGAAATGACAACTGGGCCAGTGTACTTAGTCGGTGGTGTGACTGGAGTGGAAAGCAATCGAGGTTTCGTTGGTTGTATGCGAATGATAAGCATCGATGGTAATTATAAGTTACCAACTGATTGGAAGGAGGAAGAGTATTGTTGTAAAAACGAGATAGTTTTCGATGCTTGCCAAATGATGGATCGTTGTAATCCAAATCCATGCAAGCACTCTGGGATTTGTCGTCAAAATTCTGATGAATTCTTCTGTGATTGTGCCAATACAGGATATACCGGAGCTGTTTGTCATACTT CTTTAAATCCTCTCTCATGTGACGCGTATAAAAACATCAATTCAGTTAATCAACGAGCAGATATCAAAATAGATGTCGATGGAAGTGGTCCATTAAAACCATTCCCAGTAGTTTGTGAATTCTTCACGGATGGACGTGTGAGAACGATTTTACGACATAACAATGAACGCATGACACCCGTAGATGGGTTCCAAGAACCGGGTAGTTTCGTCCAAGATATTATTTACGATGCAGATATGGATCAAATTGTAGCTCTTCTCAATAGATCCATGAGTTGTAGACAGAGAATTAGTTATGAATGTATACATTCTAAACTATTTAATTCACCAG TACCACAGGGGGACTATTTTAGACCAAATTCATGGTGGGTTAGTAGGAATAATCAAAAAATGGACTATTGGGGAGGTGCATTACCTGGTTCGCGTAAATGTGAATGTGGTATCCTTGGAAATTGTGCGGATTCTACTAAATGGTGCAATTGCGATGCTGACTTGGATGGTCCTCTCGAAGATAGTGGTGATATTACTGAAAAAGAATATCTTCCTGTTAAACAATTACGATTTGGTGACACTGGTACACCAGTCGATGACAAAGAGGGTCGTTACACTCTTGGCCCTCTTATCTGTGAAGGTGATG ATTTGTTCATGAACGTAGTAACATTCCGCATTGTTGATGCTACTATCAATCTACCAACCTTTGATATCGGTCACAGCGGTGATATCTTTTTTGAGTTCAAAACAACCATAGATGACGCTGTAATAATTCACAGTAAAGGACCTACGGATTACATAAAGATCTCTATAGTCAGTGGAAACCAGATGCAATTCCAGTATTTAGCAGGCAGTGGCCCACTCACCGTCAGTGTGCAAACGTCATATAGATTAGCTGATAATCGATGGCACTCCGTGTCTGTTGAACGAAATCGTAAGGAAGCTAGAATCGTAGTTGATGGAGCATTGAAGAACGAAGTGCGAGAACCTCCAGGACCAGTGAGAGCACTTCACCTCACATCAGAGCTTGTAGTTGGTGCTACAACAGAATACAGAGATGGTTACGTGGGTTGTATCAGAGCACTTCTGTTGAATGGTCAGTTGCAAGACTTAAGAACCTATGCACGCCAAGGCCTGTATGGAGTTTCTGAAGGTTGTACGGGCAAATGTGAAAGCAATCCATGTCTTAACAATGGTACATGCCATGAAAGATATGATGGATATTCCTGTGACTGTCGTTGGACAGCATTCAAGGGTCCTATTTGTGCTGATG aaattggTGTTAATATGCGCCCCAGTTCTATAATAAAGTACGACTTTATGGGTAGTTGGCGTTCAACGATTTCTGAGAATATTAGAGTTGGTTTTACAACGACGAATCCTAAAGGATTTTTACTTGGTCTTTTTTCGAATATATCCGGAGAATATATGACGATCATGGTTTCAAACAGTGGACATTTGCGTGTCGTCTTCGATTTCGGTTTTGAACGTCAGGAAGTTATTTTCCCCAATAAACATTTCGGTTTAGGACAGTATCACGATGTCAGAGTAGGCAGAAAGAATTCGGGGGCGACTCTGGTGTTGACGGTAGATAATTATGAAccaaaagaatttaattttaatatcaaagcTTCTGCTGATGCACAGTTCAACAATATTCAGTACATGTACATAGGAAGAAATGAATCTATGACAGAGGGATTTGTTGGTTGTATATCTAGAGtagagtttgatgatatttacCCTCTGAAACTATTGTTCCAAGAAAATGGACCAGGAAACGTTCGTTCTTTGGGTACCTCTCTTACAGAAGATTTCTGTGGTGTAGAACCTATCACACACCCACCTGATATTATTGAAACTCGTCCGCCCCCTCAGGTAGATGAAGAGAAAGTTCGGGCTGCTTACAACGAAACTGATACAGCAATTTTGGGAAGTGTTTtagctattattattatagcaTTAGTGGTAATGGCAGTACTTATAGGAAGATACATGTCGAGACACAAAGGTGAATACTTAACGCAAGAAGATAAAGGTGCTGAAATAGCACTGGATCCAGACTCGGCAGTTGTGCATTCTGCTACGGGCCATCAAGttcaaaagaagaaagaatggtTTATTTAA
- the LOC117609870 gene encoding L-aminoadipate-semialdehyde dehydrogenase-phosphopantetheinyl transferase: protein MVKKMFQTIRWAFNWKEWNPNEKDFAHAISCIQLEEKERLGRFMFRKDVRASLVGRLMMRKFVNEYGHIPYNNIVFTRDIHNKPVLKDLSLTLNFNISHHGDYTVLAGETRNVKLGIDVIKLEYTGGKQLSEFFRIMSRNFTSSEWNEIKNSNLDELGQISMFCRHWALKESYLKAIGKGIVTDLGEIDFKTNSLLIENSIVTDTILYINGIKQQWLFEETLLNSQHYVAVALQENESAPRSQNNLFRTINSDELLANTVPMFPQDFEYAQNYLRKEEYP from the coding sequence ATGGTAAAGAAAATGTTTCAAACTATTAGATGGGCATTCAATTGGAAGGAATGGAATCCAAATGAAAAAGACTTTGCACATGCAATTTCTTGCATACAgttagaagagaaagaaagattaGGCAGATTTATGTTTCGTAAGGATGTTAGGGCTTCTCTTGTAGGAAGATTGATGATGAGAAAATTTGTTAACGAATATGGACACATTCCATACAATAATATAGTATTTACCAGAGATATTCATAACAAACCAGTTTTAAAGGATTTATCCTTGACCTTAAATTTCAATATATCGCATCATGGTGATTATACAGTTCTAGCCGGTGAAACAAGGAATGTAAAATTAGGTATAGATGTAATTAAATTAGAGTATACCGGTGGTAAACAATTGTCTGAATTTTTTCGAATAATGAGCAGAAATTTCACGTCTTCAGAATGGAATGAGATAAAAAACTCAAACTTAGACGAATTGGGACAAATTAGTATGTTCTGTAGACATTGGGCTTTGAAAGAAAGCTATTTGAAAGCTATAGGTAAAGGTATTGTTACTGATCTTGgagaaattgattttaaaacaaattcacTGCTTATAGAAAATAGTATTGTAACtgatacaattttatatataaatggcATAAAACAACAGTGGTTATTTGAAGAAACGTTATTGAATTCACAACATTATGTTGCTGTAGCATTACAAGAAAATGAAAGTGCACCACGGTCACAGAACAATCTTTTTCGCACCATAAATAGCGATGAACTTTTAGCAAATACTGTCCCCATGTTTCCGCAAGATTTTGAATATGCacaaaattatttaagaaaagaagaataccCATGA